Genomic window (Pseudovibrio brasiliensis):
ATCCGCGGACGCATTGATATTCTCGGCTCTTCCATGACAGCATTTTCAACTGTGGTGCCTGAAATGGCGCTCATGGGTGTCCCGTTCCTCTGGGACAGTTACGCCCAGATTGATTGTGCCATGGACAAGCACCTGACATCTGTTTTTGAGCCGCTTTTTGAAAAGAAAGGCCTGAAGTTCCTCCAGTGGAATGAACTCGGCTGGATCCACGCATTCGGGACCAAACCATTGGTCACGCTGGACGATGTCAAAGGCGTCAAAGTCCGTGCTGCTCCGGCAAAATACTCTGCCAACTTCTGGCAGGGTATGGGCGCAAACGGGGTTGTGTTGCCGCTGGCGGAAACCCCATCGGCCATCCAGACCGGAATGGTAGAAGGCGGAACTCTGCCAGCCATGACCTACGTGGCCATGGGTATGGGCAAACTGGCTCCCCATCTCACTCTTTCTGCTCACCTGCATCAGTCTGGCGCGCTCGTTATGAGCATGCGCACCTGGAAGAAGCTGAGCGCAACGGAGCAGGAGAGCATCACCAACGCACTGGTGCCTGTTCAGGGCTTGCGGGATGAAGTGCGCAACATGGCAGATGGCATGGTCGCTGGTTTTCAGGAAAACGGTGGTCACGTCCATAAGCTGTCATCGGAACAGCGCGAAGCGTGGAAGACAGCCGTTGTGCCTCTGCGAGAGCAGCTGGTCAGCTCAATTGGTGGTCAGGCAGAAGAAATCTGGCCGAAAATTCTGGAGGCAAGACAAGCCTGCACACTCTGACCTGAACCAGAAAGGAAGAGCCCATCCGTTTTAAGGGCTTTTTTCATTTTGCATGAAGCGATTTTTCCATCTGCTCTACCGCTTTGAAGCGACCTTTGGGGCTCTGGCCTACATCATTGTTGTAGTGGCCATGCTGGCGGATGTAGTCGCGCGCGAGTTCTTTGAGACCTCGTTGATGCACAGCAGCAAAATCGCTTTGTTCTCCGCCATTTTCGCCGGCATGCTTGGCCTCGGTCTGGCAACGTCCTCCGGCACTCACATCCGCCCCAAGTTCACAGACAATGTGCTGCCACACGCATGGCAGGCCCTGCTACAAAGGCTGGGAGATGCCTTGAGCGGATGCCTTTTCCTGCTTGCTGGCTACATCTCCTTTGAGCTTGTGCGCTCGTCCTATGAGATCGGCTTTCTCGTGCCCGTTGTGGATTGGCCATTGTGGTGGTTCCAAACCATCATGCCCTATGCCTTCTGCTCCAATGCGCTCCGCCATTTTGGCTTTGCCGTGATGCCCTCGTTGAAACCAGCGGAGGCTGATCTGGAATGAGCACCGCTGTCCTTCTTACACTCGCTGTCATCCTCATGCTGGTGCTGCGCCAGAACCTGATCGTGATCCTGATGGTTCTGGGCGGTGCTGTGCAGCTGCTTTACAGCGACGGCGAGCTGATGTTCATGGCAGAAGACTTCTGGGCCGCGCTCGACCGTGAAGCACTACTCTCAATCCCGGTCTTCCTGCTCTGCGGGTCCATCATGAGTCGCGGTGCCATCGCAGAACGCCTTGTAAACGTACTTAAGCAGCTCACGGGCTCGCTGTCCGGTGGCCTTG
Coding sequences:
- the dctP gene encoding TRAP transporter substrate-binding protein DctP; this translates as MKIHGLLLGAAASFAASVGSAEAAKELKFATSAPLGTPWVKHVDAIAEKISANSDGEISAKLFHAGQLGTEPVMVQKTIRGRIDILGSSMTAFSTVVPEMALMGVPFLWDSYAQIDCAMDKHLTSVFEPLFEKKGLKFLQWNELGWIHAFGTKPLVTLDDVKGVKVRAAPAKYSANFWQGMGANGVVLPLAETPSAIQTGMVEGGTLPAMTYVAMGMGKLAPHLTLSAHLHQSGALVMSMRTWKKLSATEQESITNALVPVQGLRDEVRNMADGMVAGFQENGGHVHKLSSEQREAWKTAVVPLREQLVSSIGGQAEEIWPKILEARQACTL
- a CDS encoding TRAP transporter small permease yields the protein MKRFFHLLYRFEATFGALAYIIVVVAMLADVVAREFFETSLMHSSKIALFSAIFAGMLGLGLATSSGTHIRPKFTDNVLPHAWQALLQRLGDALSGCLFLLAGYISFELVRSSYEIGFLVPVVDWPLWWFQTIMPYAFCSNALRHFGFAVMPSLKPAEADLE